From the Microtus ochrogaster isolate Prairie Vole_2 chromosome 8, MicOch1.0, whole genome shotgun sequence genome, the window GTGAAGAAAGCCGAAGTAAATACAGTCTCAGTGCCCTGTAGTAAAGAGACAGGGTCAGGAAGGCttattgtctgtgtgttttaaagagaAGAGCTCGAAACATGTTATTACCAAATGTGGAGGTGGTAGCTGAGGAATGGAGAGATCTGGGGTGTGGACAAAACGGAGAGAATCCCAAAGCTTGCTGGGAAGAACCAGGTGATCTTAGCAGACACGTTTTTCTTGTGAGTCCCATtcatggaacccagagcctcccaGGGCTGGCGCTTCGCCTCCAGGAAGCTGCTTTTCCTCCTAGGTGCGGGTTTTTGTCTCCTGTGCATCGTCTCCAAGCACATACAATGACAGGGAGGTTTCCAGTGCACAGTGCTGTCTGGAGACAAGGAGGAAGTCAAACCCTTCCATCTCCACAGGATTTCTGGACACAGTGCTTCTAGGCAAGAGGTGGGGGCAGAATGAAGAGGGCATTTTTTCAAGACCAAGGACCGGCAAGACAGGAATAGACATGAGGGACCTTGAGTGCTAGAAATGGGATTGTTGAGCTGCTGCGCCACACGTTACAAGCAGCGTAGACAGCAGGAGAAACAGGCAGGGAATGGACCGGAAGAGATACTTCATGGGGAGCACTGGAATTCACACCTAGAGAAagcgggggtggggaggcttACGGTAGCCAAAGTGCGAGCAGGTTCAGAGAGCTTTTCAGAGctttagttttctccttccttccttccttccttccttccttccttccttccttccttctcNNNNNNNNNNNNNNNNNNNNNNNNNNNNNNNNNNNNNNNNNNNNNNNNNNNNNNNNNNNNNNNNNNNNNNNNNNNNNNNNNNNNNNNNNNNNNNNNNNNNNNNNNNNNNNNNNNNNNNNNNNNNNccttccttccttccttccttccttccttccttccttccttctcccttccttccttcctttttttttcttctggtttttcaagacagtctctCGTaactcaggatgactttgaatttactGTGTaaaccaaggatagccttgagctcagagacccacctgcttctgcctcttgtgtGCTAAGATTAAAGTCGTGCACAACCAGCGCTTGACAAGTTACAACTCTTAAGTGTGGTCTGAAGAGTCAGAAGCCCAGGTACTGAGAAACCACCATGCAAATCTACCTGGATCTCTTCAGTGTGATAGAGGCAGGGTGCTGTCTCCAGAAGTCCTGTGTCCTCAGGGTGGGAGGAGCAAGAGTGGACATGAAAGGGTTTGGTGTCCTCCTTGTCTTCAGACAGCCGTGCATATGGAAACATCACTGTCATCTTATGTGCTTGGAGAAGATGCACAGGAGGAAAGGCAGCTCCCTGGAGATTGGGTTAGCAGTGAGGAAGCGCTGGGTAGAGGCGATTCATCATAGCTCACCAGAAAATGACAACAGCCGGGACGCGGGACCCCCCAGCCACGACAGCCAGGATTCNNNNNNNNNNNNNNNNNNNNNNNNNNNNNNNNNNNNNNNNNNNNNNNNNNNNNNNNNNNNNNNNNNNNNNNNNNNNNNNNNNNNNNNNNNNNNNNNNNNNCAGCCACGACAGCCAGGATTCGGGGACCCCCCCAGCCACGACAGCCAGGATGCGGGGACCCCCCAGCCACGACAGCCAGGATTCGGGGACCCCCCAGCCACGATAGCCAGGATTCGGGGACCCCCCAGCCACGACAGCCAGGATGTGGGGACCCCcccagccaggacagccaggatgcgGGGACCCCCCAGCTGCGAGGAAACTCATGGACTTGCTcatctcacacaaacacattcaccaGTTGCCATAGCCACAGCTACCCAaaatggagaaggcagagagagagcggTACTTGCTCCCTTAGCCTAGAATACAAAGCGCAGCGATTCAGGCCTGGCTGCAGATTCTGATGGCTGTTCCCTCTgagttctcccttcttctgtggAGCCATAATTATCCCTGCCTTTGTTCTCTCAATTCTTGAACTCCCTGACTCAGTCTGGTGTCTGCATTTCCTAGTAGGAGGGAAAGCTTGTGGCCCAGTGGCAGAGGTAGTGGGGGAACTGTGAGAGAGCCGTGGGTCTGGGTTCCAGTCCTTTTATCTTAACCCTCAGGGTCCCTAGCCTGGGTACTTCAGAGATGACTTGGGGGTCCCTCCCCAACTTTCCTTGACCTCCAGGACTTGGCTCTTAGGGACTAAGAGGACGTCTTCCCTTCTGGATAAAGTCTGACACCTGGTGGCCATAGTGAGAAATGACCAGAAGGGTGCTTTTTCGAACCTTGCCCAGCATTTCTTCTGAACTGTTTGTAGGCCCAGGTGAAATGGGAGCTGATCAGCGAGGGTATGGGAAGTTCCTGGACAGGGCAGAAAGGACACTAGAGGCTGAGGGAAGCCTTCTTGTTCCCCAAGGTTCCTATCCTTTAAATCCGTGAGACCTCAAACCTAGCCGGCTAAGGAGCTGTGTCTGAGAGGGTGGAGAGGGACTAGGAAGGCGCTCCTGAGGGAATGTGGCACATGGGGAAAGGAATGAAGGCAGGAAGAGTAAGGCGTTAGGGGCATTCATCTGGCTGCCTAGAATCCCCTCAGCTGGACTGAGCTCCAGCACAGGGTGAGTGGCAGGACCTGAGGAAGAGGTGGGTGGgtaaaaggagggaaagaaatgggTGTGCCTTATATCCCAACTGAGCCCTGGGCAGCTgctgtcctccctctcttctacctCCCCATCTTCTCAGCTCTACCTGGCTCTCTCCATATGACCCATGTCAAACTAGGGAGATGGGCTTTCAggatgcgtgtttgtgtgtgtgtggtgctgaccACACCCCCAGCTGCCACACTGAGAGAAGCCATGCTAATCTGCTGTCCACTGGAGCGGTCAGCAGTGAGTCTCAGTCCCAGAAGGCTGCTGGGCTTCTGCTCAGGTTATTTGTTCCCATGGTCTCACCAGGACTTTGACCTTGGACATGTCAAGGCTTTGGGTATCTCCAAGGTGCAATAGTTAATTCCTTCTGGTTCCATCACCAGCTTTGGAGGGGTCAGTGCTGACCAAGTATACTTTGCATTACAAGACAGAACTGAGCCCCAACACAGACTGCCAACCTAATCTCCGATCTGAGAACTGAACATCAGTTTGGTGGATGAGCCCAGGAAGCTGCCTGAGTGGGGGCAAAGTGTCCCAGGTATGAAGGAAAAAAGATGAGATTgggggggaaaggaggaaaacatCCAAAGATAGAAGGCCAAGGGCTAGTCAGTTCCCCAAACACCTCAGAAAACCATCGGGTGCTGAGCAGGGCTGGCTGGGAGAAGAGAGTGCTCCTCCTAGGGAGAGCTGCCTCACCCCAGGTCAGAAGGCCAGTCCTAAGGTCCCGGAACTCAGGTAAACACTCTGGATCTCTCTCTGGGGCTGAGGGAAGCTAAAGCCCGTGGGAGCTCTTTCCAGACAGTGTGGGAGTGGCTAGCTGGGTCTGAGCCAGGCAGAGCTAGGAGGGGGAGCAGGTAGGGATGGCCCTCCACAGAGGAAGTCGGGGTGTCAGGGGCTgccaaagaagagagaggaatgggCCCAGGCGGTAGTGGGAGCTGCTGTGGCTGCCCAGTGGCACACCCCATTTCACGCTCCCTGGGCGGTGGCAGGCCCCACGGCTATCAGCTTTCAGGGGTGGGAGGGACCAGGAATGAGGAGGGGTCTGCCCCACCCATGGTTCCCTGCTTCCTCAGGGCTTTGTGGACTCAGGAAGTGGGTGCCACATACCTTTGGGAACTGTCCCCAGTCTCTTTCTGAGGCCCTTTTAGGGAGGAGTGGTCAGTCTCACAGAACCTAGGAGCTAGCCCACTATAGAGCACTCAGCCTGACTAGACCTAATCCTATGCCCTTCCCTTCTTGGTAGAGAATCCTCCCTGTCACCCTCCTCAACTCTGCATGGTCCCTTCTCGCTGGATGTGTACACCCCACCCTGTCCAGGAGACAGATGGGGGGATTAGACAGGGGCCAACCCAAACAATGGGGCTGAAAAGGGCCTTCCAGGTCTTTGCAGTGTGCCTTGCCTCACAGCTTCTTCCTCCTCAAGAAGCAGATGGGGAAGGCCAGGCCAGAGGGGACTACTGGAGACACAGCCTtctcctccccactgctgggcTCCTCTCTAGAGCTCTTCTCTGAGAGCCCCGGTGCTGGCTAGGGCAGATCTCAGAGCTTCAGAGGAGGGCACAGGCCTGAAAGCAGCCCCCAATAGACTTTGCACCCCTGGAAAGAAGAACCGGATAGGATCTGCAGAGGGTGATTAGTGCTGGGTCAGCCCAGTGCTGGTTCCCAGACTCCCACTGGCCAGCACTTTCCCCCACTGCCAGGAAGTTGGTGAGGGGGAGGTGGTAGTGGGGGTGAGTCAGCGATGACAGGAGCCCCAAGACAAAGGTCATGGGTGGAGAATTGAGAGACACTGTTTACAGCAATCTGCCTCCTGGAGGTCTTGTCCCATGCGGCCATCCTCCTCTAGCTCTGAGGAGTCCCCCTGCTCTCCTGTCCCCGACTAACAATTGGATGCCCCTCTACCCTGCAAGCCTGGGAGCTTCCGGGGCACAAGGAGGGCTAGTTACACAGTATCCCAGTATCTGTTACTAAGACCCTAATCACAACTTACCTACACCCACTTGCAAACTCTTTTGATGTCTATTTTGAGTTAGTTTGTGGGAAACACTTAGGGCAGCACTTGGCACATGGTAAATCCAATATGAGGGTAAGGTTTATTGGTATTATTGACTATCAATATACAcattcataagaaaaagaaaagatctgtcAATTAAGAACTGGGGATCTATACCaggtagtggtgatgcacacctttaatcccagtattcaggaggcagaggcaggtggatctctgtgaggcaatctctgtgagtttgaggccagccaagtctacagactgagttccaggacagccagggttacacagagaaaccttgtctcaaaaaaacaaaaagaaaaaagaactggggatctgaacccatgGGGATTTGGGGACTAGACTTCTGGCGTCCTGTTTGGAATGGAATCTTCCTGACTAGCAAAGTGGACAGAGGCAGGCTGTCGGGCCTGACAGTGGACACAGAAATCGCATGCCTGCGCTGGGTGGACAGTCTCTGCCAGCAGGCTGTGAGAAAGGAGCCCTCTGAGCCCATGGGCTTCTCCAGCCAGGTCTCCTGGGGCCGGTAGGACCAGGGAAAGGCCCGGATTAGTCCAAACTCTCTTTGGACCCACAGATCTGATCCCACAGCACTCTGGGGCCAACCGGCAGGACTAAAAGGTTCCAGCCGGGCTCAGGGGACTTACAAACCGGCCACGGGGATTAGTGAGGCTGAAAAGAACATTTGCCTAGGAAGGAAAAACGGGAAGTGAGAGGCCAAGGATAACTCTCTATATGTCCCTGGGGACCCAAGTGGACCAATGAGGGACCGGGGGAGGTGGTGAAGTCTGGGGCATCTTGACAGGTCCTTGGTTCCGCCTAAGCCCTCCTCACTCGGAACACAGCAGCAGCTGCCCCGCCCGCTGCCCTCTGACAACTGCCATTGGCTAGAGGTAGGGCCCCGCCCCACAAAAGCCGCTTGCCATTTGCTCAGGTCTCCAATGTTTGCGTACTTGTGGGGGCGGAAGACAGGCGTCATTCTCTGGAGCCTAGGGACTTCCTCTCTCTTGCTTGTCTGGGTCAGCTTGTCTGTCCATCGCTGGCCCATCTCTCTCTggccctctctctcactctcagcaGCTGTCTCTCACAGGCCCGCTgccctgccttttctttcccGCTATtgcctcctgctctgcctgcctggGTGGCCGCCATGGGCCGGAAGCGGTTCATCACTGACTCCTACCCTGTTGTGAAGAAGAGGGAGGGCCCCCCTGGTCACAGCAAGGGGGAGCTGGCACCAGAGCTAGGTCTCTGAAACGTGGGGGTGGCAGAAAGCGTGGACATGCAAGGACCAGAAAGgactgtgtgcgtgtgcgtgtgtgttggcTAGTAGGGGAAGTTAGCATGTCTCGCACTTCCAGTGAGCTGTCTGACTGCAGGATGGCAAAGGCAAACGAGTGAGCACATAGCCAGGACACAGTGGCACAGCTACAAGTCCAGGGCAGGGCACAAACCGGGATGGGCCTGAGGAGCCGTATGTTATTGCAGGAGAAGACACCCAGTCCCTCAGCCaagaggaagcagagctggagttGCTGAGGCAGTTTGACCTGGCCTGGCAGTATGGGCCTTGCACAGGTGAGAACCCCACATCCAGCCCATCTGACACATCCCTGAGCCAGTTCTGTCATTGGTGTGTCTCAGAAATAATCCAAGAGCCTGCACAACTCTTGGACACTGCCTCCTGAGACTGACATTTGGGGAGGCTCAGGAACTGCCATCTGGACTCTTCTGCCCACCCTGCAGGTATCTCGCGGATGCAGCGCTGGCATCGGGCAGAGCAGATGGGCTTGAAGCCCCCTCTAGAGGTGCACCAGGTGCTGAAGGCACACCCGGAAGACTCCCGCTTCCAATACAGGTCAGGACAGACCAGGGCAGCTTTCAGGGGAACCAGGGCTTCTCCAGGAGTTGCCACCCTTTGGTCTGTATAGGAGCTGCCCTGACTTGGAGAAATGGGTACAGACTTAGGCAAGAAGGGTCTTCTAGGTAGGTGCCTGGCTCACCATAAACCCCTTTAATGATCCTTACCTCTGCGAGCTATGGTGAGGGGAGAAGTATTTCTGAGACACACCAATGACAGAACTGGCTCAGGGATGTGTCAGGGCCCATGGGGCTATCCATGAGTACTGAGGTTCACCAAAGCCGCAGAACCATAGGTAACAGTTAAGAAGCGCTGAAGGTCCGTCAAGGCCTAGAACTGACTCTGCTGTGCgttcctcctcccaccctgtcTTCCACAGCCTCTGGCATCTCTACCCGCTCTGAGGTATCACCTAGGGTGTCCTTCCCTTGACATCTCCTAGCTACCAAGAACTTCAGGACAGAATCCATGGCCAGTAGATTCCGCTCTGCTCAGCTCTGGAGAAACAGCAGGCTGACTACGGAGGTCCTCCTGGTTCAGTCTCTTATCTGCCTAAGCAACAGGCTCCTGATGCTCCTGAGACCCTGTGTAGCTGAAGCGGAACACCTCAAGGGCCTAATCATGAGCATCAGACGCTACACTTGCTACACTTGCAGAGCCTGGCACAAAGCCAGATGTCGGCAGATGAGAATCAAGGAGTTCACTACTGCTTACAATAAAGTACATTAAGCCTGTAATCTGATCTTTAGTCCCTTAATATGGCTGTGTGTTAGCTGGCAGGCCCCAGAAGGTAAGTCGGCAGGAAAACCAGCTATAGTGGTAGGCTTTTGTGTTGCctgggtttttttgggttttttgtttgtttgttttttggtttggtttggtttttcaaggcagagtttctctgtgtaactctgagaGTCCTGGGCTctctatagatcaggttggcctcgaactcagagatctgcctgccactgcctcccgagtgctgggattcgtGTGTCACTACACCACCAGGCTTTCATATCTGTCTTTCTAAGGCAATCTTTTCAAGAGCTGAGCAGCCTCTGGTGTGCCCTGGTCGTCCTTAGAAGAGCACTCTGCATCACCGTCCCTGACCACACAGCAAAACACCTGCCCATGTGCCCAGCTGCTGAGACCTGTTAAGTTCCTGGTACCACAGGTCTCCATGGGGCATTACAACCACTGAAATATAGCAAAACAGACATGGAAACTAGTCATGTCAGGTGGTGGTCAGCATTAAGTGGAAATCAGGTGAGGGGTTTGTAGGGGGTCAGAGAATGCCGAGGTAGTACTTGGGAGAAGTTGGACAGGAACAGCCCCGTACAGAGGTTGTGTTTGAGAAGAGGCACAAATGAGCTGGGGGAAAGGCTGTCCCTGTGCAAATGTTCCAGACAGAAGGGCTGACAAGAAGAAAGGCTCCGCGGCAGGGACATTCCCAGCCTGCTCACCCAAGCGTGTGCAAATCAACGCAGCAGGGGACGAGGCCGGACAGGTAGCaggccagccccccccccccccccccggcactGTGGGCCCTGATAAGAAGTTGGATTTTGCAGTCAGTGAGAGGAGATCCTGGTCAAGGAGTGACAGCGTTGAACTCATGCGTTGGAAACATGGCTGCGGCTGTGGGTGGAAACAGCCTGTGGAGCCGGGGGAGCAGACGGTGTGATAGGGCCCTGTTCAGCAGGCTAAGGAGGCCTTCATGAGAAGACAGGACAGGGATGTGATGTAGAGCACGGTGGGGAGACAGAGCTGGCAAGAAGTGGCAAGGTTTTATTTTGAGGAGACAGCTGACCGCTGGGGTTTCTGATCTTGACTGGGATTTAAGGGACTGGAGCCAGGGACTCCAGTTATCAATTTATGAAGGTTTTGGCTTGAGTGACAGGAAGATCAGATATCCCGTCACAGACAGGATGGTAGGaggaggagagtagggagggagCCAAGAACCAAAAGCTTTAGGCattttggctttgggggagctgCTGTGGATGGAACCTGGGGTGTCGCCTATAAGAGGCGAGTGCTCTATAACTGAACCACACCCCCAGCCAATATGTTATATGAGTGTTTGCATCCTAGTGAAGATTGGTGTAGGCAGAGGATATGGTAAATGGAAGTCTGGAGAGGTCTAGATTTGAGATAAAGCTTTGGGGAACTTTCAAGTGGCATTTAAGGTCACAAGAATGAGCTCGGCACCGTGGTACACTCTAGAACCTGATTCAGGACTGAAGTTTCAAAGTGAGTTTGTCAATACAGCAAGACCTTTCTCCAAAAAATTCCCAGCACATagtagatctgtgtgagttcaaggccagcctggtttatgtagaAAATAACTGGGCAGTTAGGGTTACATAGACAGAtcctaaaaagttttttttaaaaagtccaccCATCAATCAATATATCAGTTTATTAAGATTATAgagagctggatggtggtggtgcacgcctttaatcccagcactgggaggcagagacaggtggatctctgtgagttcgaggccagcatggtctaaagagtgagttccaggacatccaaggctaaaatgagaaaccctatttctgagaggagagaaatatagagagaagAGGGATCTAAGGACAGCCCAGCTCTATACTTAGGCCAAAAGAATGGGAGACTAAAGCAAAGGAGATGGGTGGGGTAGCTTGCAGAGCGGGAGGAAGACCAGAGCAGGTAGAAGGGTGGAGGGCTTGAGAGTCCTTGGCAGAGGGTTTCAGCCTTTAGGTGTTCCCAAGAAGCCGGTAAAATGCAATTTGAGAGGGTCCTTCTGGATTCAGCCACACAGAGGTCCCTGGAGCACTGGTCAGAACAGCActgtggtgtggtgtgatggTAAGGGCCAGCCTGGAGCACTGGGAACAGGGAGCTTGTTGGTTTTAGTTTACGTTAAAGggaaggaagatttattttggctcatggctaAAGTCAGCATGGTGCTAGGGAAGGGTAGTGGCAGAAGTGGCCATGAAGAACAGTCTGGAGTGCCTCACACATTCCACACCGTCCTATCATTCCAGTTTTAGTGCCGTGCTGCCGGGGTGAGCGCGTGCCAATTCCGCGAGGAACAACACTTCGCTGTAAAGGAGTGGGGGCTGGGGTGCAACTAGAAAGGCATGAGATCAGAGGAACCGTTCCATTTGGGTCTTTGTTACAGATGGAGTAGCCTAGCAGCTTACTTACACAGTGCACACAATCAGGAGTGGTCTCCGGGATAGGATGTGATGCAGTTTGTGAGTGAGGCCTTGGCTACGGTAGGGAAGTCTGGAGACTCTAGGGAAATCTACTGTGAACATGCAGGAGGATGTAGAGGGAGGGGATGCTGTGAGGGATGGGGACACTGGTGGAGCAGCTGCTCACTGAGAGCCTGGCACTGCTGGGCAGGATAACAGCTTTGCTAAGTGCTGTCCCACTGTACCGAATATTGTTATCAGTGAGGCCTGAGGACAGTCTCATTAGATGACCATTGTCCATgctttacagataaagaaactgaggctgagagggAAAATGCCCTGCACACTCAGCAAACAGCAAAGCTAGCCTTCGCAGCTGCCCCACCAGACTAGCCAAACACCTGCACTCCAGATGTTTAGGATGGACTTGATGAGATAAGGCCTACATGTGGGGTGTAACACAAGTCCTGCCCCCAGGCAACCTAGGAGTCTACAGAAATAGAGGTGCCGattatcaggaagcagagaacatcTGGGAGGGGATAGAGCAGCCATTCTGCAGAAGCCCCCAGTACAAATGACTCCTCCTGCTCCATTGGACTTGCCCGACTTACTCTCATACGTCCGAGCCTTTGGACCCAGCATCCCTGCTTCCTAACCTGCGGCAGCACAGATGTGGTCTCTGAGATCAGCATCTCTGCTTCCTAACCTGCTGCAGCACAGATGCGGTCTCTGAGTACTCTCGCtagttttgtcatttgtttttttggggACAAGggtgaaacagggtttctctgtgtagctttagagcctgtttagccaaattttatctttttaaaatctgcCAACTTTTAAGTTTGGTGGCCATAGTGacatatgcttttaatctcagcacttgggaggcagagacaggcagatctctgtgagttcaaagccagtctgggctatagaggAAGTTACAGTACAACAAAgactaacagagaaaccctgtattgaataaacaaataaataaataaatttgttttcatttaaatctgCCAATTTTATATTTGACTCTAGTCTCCAGTGATATGTCTGAAGTAGCTGTTTTGACCTAAAAATAACCGAAAACCCTTCAGCAAGATGTGTCTGTGTGACCAAAGGCTGGCTTCATAAGTTTCTGACATCTGTCACAGCCTAGTGTGGTCTGAGCAGCACTGTGTAACAGAAACTAAATATTCACCTGGAGGAAATGGAAGTATCTAATCCTTTAAGGGTAAGCTAGagccagaaggcagagagtggCACTTgggctgaacaaacagaaaggtggggaagtgggggtgttcagtgttggt encodes:
- the Pold4 gene encoding DNA polymerase delta subunit 4; translation: MGRKRFITDSYPVVKKREGPPGHSKGELAPELGEDTQSLSQEEAELELLRQFDLAWQYGPCTGISRMQRWHRAEQMGLKPPLEVHQVLKAHPEDSRFQYSLWHLYPL